One stretch of Euphorbia lathyris chromosome 7, ddEupLath1.1, whole genome shotgun sequence DNA includes these proteins:
- the LOC136200751 gene encoding uncharacterized protein, with the protein MASISNSLVISRNSVLQPSPGSLDTCLRNSASTNLSFSLNGPGKFQLPASRRSLIVRAAKSDGGRPSSAGIFVGGFVLGGLIVGALGCVYAPQISKALAATDRKEIMRKLPKFIYDEEKALEKTRKVLTEKIDQLNSAIDEVSSQLRTEDAPNGVAVNSDEIEAAI; encoded by the exons ATGGCTTCCATTTCTAATTCTCTGGTTATTTCGAGAAATTCAGTTCTTCAGCCTTCTCCTG GCTCACTAGACACATGCCTCCGAAACTCAGCTTCTACCAATTTGTCATTCAGTTTGAATGGTCCAGGCAAATTTCAGCTTCCTGCCTCTAGAAGATCACTCATCGTTAGAGCTGCCAAGAG TGATGGTGGAAGGCCAAGCAGTGCAGGTATCTTTGTTGGTGGCTTTGTGTTGGGGGGACTCATAGTTGGTGCACTTGGATGTGTATACGCGCCTCAG ATTAGCAAGGCATTAGCTGCTACTGACAGGAAGGAGATCATGAGGAAACTTCCCAAATTCATCTATGATGAAGAAAAGGCTCTGGAG AAAACCCGAAAGGTATTAACTGAGAAGATAGATCAATTGAATTCTGCCATCGATGAGGTTTCCTCTCAGCTCCGAACAGAAGATGCTCCGAATGGAGTGGCAGTGAACTCAGATGAAATTGAAGCTGCTATATGA
- the LOC136200750 gene encoding glyceraldehyde-3-phosphate dehydrogenase GAPB, chloroplastic yields MASHAALAPSRIPASTRLPSKNIHHSFPAQCSSKRLEVAEFSGLRASSCVTYAKNATDASFFDLVAAQMTPRAAASTPTRAQTVAKLKVAINGFGRIGRNFLRCWHGRKDSPLEVIVVNDSGGVRNASHLLKYDSMLGTFKADVKIVDDTTISVDGKPIKVVSNRDPLKLPWAELGIDIVIEGTGVFVDGPGAGKHIQAGAKKVIITAPAKGADIPTYVVGVNEQDYGHDVADIMSNASCTTNCLAPFAKVLDDEFGIVKGTMTTTHSYTGDQRLLDASHRDLRRARAAALNIVPTSTGAAKAVSLVLPQLKGKLNGIALRVPTPNVSVVDLVVNIEKKGSTAEDVNNAFRKAANGPLKGILDVCDAPLVSVDFRCSDVSSTIDSSLTMVMGDDMVKVVAWYDNEWGYSQRVVDLAHLVASKWPGVDAAGGSGDPLEDFCKTNPAEEECKVYEA; encoded by the exons ATGGCTTCCCACGCAGCTCTAGCTCCGTCAAGGATCCCGGCAAGCACCAGACTACCTTCTAAGAACATCCACCATTCTTTTCCTGCTCAATGCTCATCTAAG AGATTGGAAGTTGCCGAGTTTTCTGGGCTTCGAGCCAGCTCGTGTGTGACTTATGCTAAGAATGCTACTGATGCTTCCTTCTTTGACTTAGTGGCTGCTCAAATGACTCCCAGG GCTGCAGCATCAACACCTACCAGAGCACAAACAGTAGCCAAACTGAAGGTGGCAATCAACGGATTCGGACGCATTGGCAGGAACTTTCTTAGATGCTGGCACGGCAGGAAAGACTCTCCTCTTGAGGTCATCGTCGTCAACGACAGTGGTGGTGTCAGAAAT GCTTCGCACTTGCTTAAATATGATTCGATGCTCGGAACTTTCAAAGCTGATGTGAAAATCGTCGATGATACAACCATCAGTGTTGATGGCAAGCCTATCAAAGTTGTGTCCAACCGAGACCCTCTCAAGCTTCCATGGGCAGAGCTCGGAATAGACATTGTCATCGAG GGAACAGGAGTGTTTGTGGATGGCCCTGGTGCGGGGAAACATATTCAAGCCGGTGCCAAGAAAGTGATCATCACTGCTCCAGCCAAGGGTGCTGATATTCCGACATATGTCGTTGGTGTTAACGAACAGGACTACGGGCACGATGTTGCCGATATCATGAG CAATGCTTCTTGCACCACCAATTGTTTGGCTCCTTTTGCGAAGGTTTTGGATGACGAATTCG GCATTGTCAAGGGAACCATGACAACCACTCACTCCTACACCGGAGATCAG AGACTGTTGGATGCTTCCCACCGCGACTTAAGGAGAGCAAGAGCTGCAGCACTGAACATAGTGCCAACAAGCACAGGTGCAGCAAAGGCAGTGTCTCTTGTGCTGCCACAGCTGAAAGGAAAGCTGAACGGAATCGCTCTTCGAGTCCCAACACCGAACGTGTCCGTTGTTGACCTTGTTGTGAACATTGAGAAAAAGGGAAGTACAGCAGAAGATGTGAATAATGCATTTAGAAAGGCAGCAAACGGTCCATTGAAGGGCATATTGGATGTGTGTGACGCTCCTCTTGTTTCGGTTGATTTCCGTTGCTCGGATGTTTCTTCTACCATTGATTCTTCGTTGACAATGGTAATGGGTGACGATATGGTTAAGGTTGTCGCGTGGTACGACAATGAATGGGGATACAG CCAAAGGGTAGTAGATTTGGCACATTTGGTGGCTAGCAAATGGCCAGGAGTGGATGCAGCAGGAGGAAGTGGAGATCCATTGGAGGATTTCTGCAAGACTAACCCAGCTGAAGAAGAATGCAAAGTTTATGAAGCttag